Part of the Echeneis naucrates chromosome 1, fEcheNa1.1, whole genome shotgun sequence genome, GATGCGTCAGAAGTGATAAACTTTGATGTTTGTGCGTCAGAATAAATGTTTCAGCGCTGTCCTTTTGTTGTTTAAGGATAACTCCTTTGAGCAGCTATGCATCAACTACACCAACGAGAAGCTGCAGCAACTCTTCAACCACACCATGTTCATCctggagcaggaggagtacCAGAGGGAAGGAATCGAGTGGAACTTCATTGACTTCGGTCTCGACTTGCAGCCCTGTATTGAGCTTATTGAGAGACCAGTGAGTGGCCTTGAGACAGCCAGATACAAGCCTACAAGAGATGTTTTAGTGGTTACGTATGCTGTATGCCTTAATGCTGAGCAAACTTCACATCTCTGCAGAACAACCCTCCTGGTATCCTGGCCCTGCTGGATGAAGAGTGCTGGTTCCCCAAAGCCACAGATGTCTCCTTTGTGGAAAAACTCCTAAACACGCAAGGAAACCATGTTAAATTCGCCAAACCTAAACAGCTGAAAGACAAGACAGAGTTTTCTATCTTTCATTATGCTGGGAGGGTGAGTATGGGCTAATGACAGAAATATGATGTAAACAAGAACTATTGCCTTATTGAGGACCAGTATTCTTGTGTTTAGTTATGAGATCAACAACAACTTTGTTGTACTGCgatgtaaaaaatgtgttttgagctCCAATAACGCTGACGTTGTCTGTAGGTGGATTATAATGCCACAGCCTGGCTGACAAAGAATATGGACCCTCTGAATGACAATGTCACATCGTTGCTCAACAACTCCTCCAGCCAGTTTGTACAAGAGCTCTGGAAAGATGGTGAGATGTCTGACTCAGCTGCTTTTATTCAAACACAGCACATCAACATTTTAACGGATTATCTGGGAAAATGTCCCGCTAGTAACTGTCAGCTTGCATCTGCAAACTAATGAATCAAAGATTTCAGTGTAGTGATCCCAATAAAGCAGAattttgaattgattgattttgattgattttacttttagtttttctttgtgaatatTTGGTTtcaaaatacataatttaagCTAATGATTGCAGTTGTTGTGCAATTTAAAACTGCGCACATCCCAAAGAATCTATTTGGTCTAAAAAGACAGTGGAACTCAGCAGCACGTGCTGCCGCTCTCATGCAAATCTGACCTGTGGACCGAGATGAAAGGACATAAAGCAAGAAAAACGCAGCACCGAGTCAACGGAAACAAATCAACAATAGGAAACACTTTTGAGCCATGCTTTGTACCACTGAGTGTACAAATTGTTAggtattttttctctctctctctctctgtagcgGACAGAGTGGTTGGTCTTGACACTATAGCCAAGATGTCCGACAGCTCCATGCCGAGCGCATCCAAGACCAAGAAAGGAATGTTCCGCACGGTGGGACAGCTCTATAAGGAGTCTCTGGCCAAACTCATGACCACTCTGCACAACACGCAGCCCAACTTCGTCAGATGTATCATCCCCAACCACGAGAAGAGGGTAACAAGAAGACCAATGTTATCAGCGTCTCATGAAAACCATCAGTATTGGTTTCTAAGCAGGGCAGTACAGTGGTGACATGATTAGGATTAGCTCCTATGAAAGGCTGACCTTGTATGGCCGCTCTCCGAATTTAGAACAAATCAAACTGTATCTGCTTTTGTGTTCCATTTATgtatttccaaaaacaaaaccaaaaaaaaaaaaacaatatccaGATGTGTCTGTcagcagccagtcagtcagtgttaAGGTTTTATTTTCGTCATTGTAGTGCATTAAAAAGAGTTCTGTTTTCCACAGGCAGGGAAACTGGATGCTCATCTGGTTCTGGAGCAGCTGAGGTGTAATGGCGTGTTGGAGGGGATCAGGATCTGTCGACAAGGATTTCCCAACCGAATTGTCTTCCAGGAGTTCCGCCAGCGGTGAGTGGGATCAGATAGGTCCCTAAAAGTCTTACTGGACATATCATGAGTTGATCAGATCTCACAAATAATATTGCTGCAAAGCTCTCTGACCATTTCCAATCTTTATACATTTCTGTCTCCTCACAGTTATGAGATCTTGGCTGCAAGCGCTATCCCCAAGGGTTTCATGGATGGTAAACAAGCTTGCTGCCTCATGGTAAATCCCAACCCACTAATTCTATTCAGCGCAgtcacacagatttttttatctgtatatATGTGACCCATTAACTCATCCTACTAATTGATCTCCTGTCTGCATAGATCAAGcatctggacctggaccccAACCTGTACAGGATTGGACAGAGTAAGATCTTTTTCCGCACAGGAGTGTTGGCCCAGttagaggaggagagagatcTGAAGATCACTGTGATAATCATCGCTTTCCAGGCCCAGGCTAGAGGCTTCCTGGCCAGAAAGTACGTATGCAGAAGCCGAAACGATTTTACAATCTGCGATGAATTGTCatggttatttttgtttaacTGTGGGGAGGGGTGTCATACTTTTGTTTCAGTCACAATAATTTAGGATCCAGAACGTATTCCATtacatatttcattcattcaccttctgctgcttatccatttATGGATTGGAagtgggggtgctggagccaatcccagctcactctgggtgagggcggggttcaccctggacaggtcaccagcccatcagagggccaacacacagagacagactgagaccaacaaccactcacactcacactcagacctaccgacactttagagtcaccagttaacccaaacatgatgtctttggatggtgggaggaaaccagctAACCACTGTGCCTCCGTGCTGCTACATTTTTTATAGTATGttgcttttgttgctgttatttttttaagggCATTTGCCAAGAGGCAACAGCAGCTCACAGCCATGAAGGTCATCCAAAGGAACTGTGCTGCCTACCTCAAACTCAGGAACTGGCAGTGGTGGAGACTCTTCACAAAGGTCAGCTGTTTATTTATGCAACCGTATCATCATACGCCCATGCGCTTTTTATGACCTGTGACCCCCAtattgaaaatgtgatttttgctcATTCTGCTGAAACACAGGTCAAACCTCTGCTGCAAGTGACCCGACAGGAAGAAGAGATGAGCCTGAAGGAGGAAGAGTTGCAGAAAGCCAAAGAAGTTGCCACAAAGTTTGAATCTGAGCTGAAGGAGGTCACCATGAAACACGCAACGGTAAAGGATGAACGAATGCTAGATCAGTGGTTATTCCATACAAGAGCTTTAAATAATAAGAAGTTGTTGGACTCTTctgatataaataaattaagctGAGGTAAATCTTTTGGCTCCAGATTTTGGAGGAGAGGAACGCTCTGCAGGAGCAGCTtcaggcagagacagagcttTATGTCGAGGCTGAGGAGATGAGAGTTCGTCTGGCTGCTAAAAAGCAAGAGTTGGAAGAGATCCTTCATGAGATGGAGGCGAGGCTGGACGAAGAGGAAGATCGTGCTCAGGCGCTGCTCTTGGATAAGAAGAAGATGCAACAGCAGATGCAGGTCTTCACATCggtttcttgtttgtttcttacTCACGGTTACTCTGGTGCGATTGCCTTCACTCTGCTTATTTCCTCATTTACCTAAACCTACTGTAACAATGTGGTGAAATCGGAATtttgcaggagctggaggaacatttggaggaggaggaggacgcaCGTCAAAAGCTGCAGCTAGAGAAGGTGACGTGTGAGGGAAAGATCAAAAAGCTGGAGGATGACATCCTGATAATGGAGGAccacaacaacaagctgctGAAGGCAAGTATAACTCACTATTGGTCAGTCGTTTAATAAGAGAGCAAAAAAATCTTAACAAATGGGtgagctacttcctgttttttggtAGGAGCGGAAACTGATGGAAGAAAGAATTGCAGACTTCAGTGCCAACctggctgaggaggaagaaaagtcCAAGAACCTcaccaaactgaaaaacaaacatgagtcCATGATCTCTGAATTAGAGGGTAATCATCCTGGATTCGCTGTCATGTATTAAACAAGGCTGCACTCTGACTATCTATCTCCTGTACCAACAGTCCGcttgaagaaagaggaaaagagtcGCCAGGAGCTGGACAAAGCTAAACGGAAGTTGGAGGCAGAGTCCAATGACCTACAAGAGCAGATTGCCGACCTCCAGGCTCAGATTGCCGACCTCAAAGCCCAGCTCGccaagaaggaggaggagcttcAGAACGCCTTGGCCAGGTAAATTCCTGGGAAATTACATCAGTACTCGTTTACAAATGGAGACTTTGATACTGCTGATTCTACAACTGTATACAACATCACCTCTGAACCACGTGGATACTCTGTCTCTCAACAGATATTAGTTTCACTGGTCCTCTGTTGTTCATTTTTCCCTCTCAGGTTAGAAGATGAGACAAGCCAGAAGAACAATGCTCTGAAAAAGATCAGAGAGCTTGAGGGACACATCTCTGACCTGCAAGAGGATCTCGACTCTGAGCGGGCAGCCAGGAACAAGGCAGAGAAGATCAAACGGGACCTTggggaggagctggaggcccTCAAGTCTGAGCTAGAGGACACCTTGGACACCACTGCCACTCAGCAAGAACTAAGGTTAGTCAGACAATGCTGAAATATCCTCtacatttaatgcattttatggCTTTATGGTTGTCCAGtgtgacacaaaatgaatgGTTTGTTTGCACTGTCACCAAATAATCCTAACATTTAGCTGCAAACAGAATTTTTAATAGTGGTGTCAATGGTCATATTTTTGTAATAAGATCTGCATAATTCATTCACCTGCTCTGCAGAGCCAAGCGTGAACAGGAGGTGACCCTACTGAAGAGAGCCATCGAGGAGGAGAACCGAACCCACGAGGCCCAGGTCCACGagatgagacagaaacacacgCAGGCTGTGGAGGAACTCTCAGAGCAGCTGGAGCAATCCAAACGAGTAGGTCACAATCAATCATGTCAGACAGTATTTTAGGTACTTAAATGTCAGTTACTTGGTTTATTTAGgttgaagatgttttttgttttttttttctgtctgctccAAATGATATTGATCTTTGAATTTCTCACCTCTGCTCAGGTGAAGTCCAATTTGGAGAAGGCGAAACAGGCTCTGGAGAAGGAGACGTCAGAGCTAACCATGGAGGTGCGCTCACTGACCCAGGCCAAACAAGACGGAgagcaaaagaggaagaagTTGGAAGGTCAGGTGGCAGATCTGCAGTCACGTTTCGCCGACAGCGAGAAGCAGAAGGCTGAGCTGGGAGAGCGCTGCTCCAAGATAACTGTAAATAATAAGTTACATCAGGAAAAAATACCACGTGTGTATGCTCAATATAAACACTGACAAAAcctcttctttgtcttcataCAGGTTGAACTGGAGAGTGTGACAAACCTACTGAACGAAGCAGAAGGCAAGAACATCAAACTGAGCAAAGACGTCAGCAGCTTTTCCTCACAACTCCAAGACACACAGGTACCTTTAGCTGAAGTTGAAGAGATATTCCCTGTGCAGTTTATAACACACTGACATTATGACGATATGCTGAGCTGAAAGCTGTGACTGTAACTTGGCGTGTCGCTACAGGAGCTCCTGGCTGAAGAGACACGTCAGAAGCTGCAGTTCTCCACAAAGCTTCGGCAGGCAGAAGAGGACAAGAACAGTTTGCAGGAGCAGCTTGATGAAGAGTTGGAGGCCAAGAGGAACGTGGAGAGACACGTATCCACCCTCAACatccaggtcagaggtcaaactaaGAGCTGCTGATTAATTACGCAAGTGGGAGAATACCACCTTTTCCACATTAACGAAGTTGCTGTGAAATAACTTCTGAATAGCAAGATTCCTGTTTTATCATGAGTGACTGACACAGTCTGGGTCTGCCCGCAGCTATCTGATGCAAAGAAGAAGCTGGACGAGATGACAGGAAACGTTGAACTGCTTGAGGAAGGCAAGAAACGCCTTCAGAGAGATTTGGAGGCAGCCAACACCCAGTTCGAGGAGAAGGCCTCCGCATACGACAAGCTGGAGAAGACCAAAAATCGcctgcagcaggagctggaggacacGCTGATGGACCTGGACAACCAGAGACAGAATGTGTCCAAcctggagaagaagcagaaaaagttCGACCAGGTGTGACAGATCAGGAAGCTGGTGATACCAGACAATAGCTCCTCTTCTTTCCACATGCCACTActgaccatttttttttttttttcaatacagAAGTATTTCCAATTGCTGCCACATTAAAGAAATATTATGCTACTTTGAAGGATAATGGGAAAACTCGTAgttatttggttatttttccCCGGTGCTAACCAAACTTGTGACTCAAAAACAAGGTATTGCATGTTATATTGAATTCTACACACACCCAGCTAGCTCTGGTTATTTGACCTGCAGATGCTGGCTGAGGAGAAGAGCATCTCCAGCAAATTTGCAGacgagagagacagagctgagGCTGAGGCCAGAGAGAAGGAGACCAAAGCTCTCTCCCTCGCGAGAGCTCTTGAAGAGGCCCAGGATGccagggaggagctggagagagcCAACAAGGCCCTgaagatggagatggaggacCTGATCAGCTCCAAGGACGACGTGGGAAAAAATGTTAGTATTGGAGCATCACAGAGCGTGTCACACTTCAAACTGTTGTGGAATTCATACTAAATACAGTTAATAAGAGTATTGCTAGTTCATCTAAACAGCTGTATACTGCTGGCAGGTCCACGAGCTGGAGAAATCCAAACGTGGCCTGCAGGCCCaggtggaggagatgaagactcagctggaggagctggaggacgaGCTGCAGGCGGCTGAGGATGCCAAGCTGCGTCTGGAGGTCAACATGCAGGCTCTGAAGGCTCAGTTCGAGAGAGACCTCCAGGGACATGATGAgatgggagaggaaaagaagaggcAACTGATCAAGCAGGTAAAAACTATGAACATGATCTGATCCACCATCAAAGACCAGCTACGCCAGAAGTCCAAAAATGATGCTGTGGTCTGGTTGCAGGTTCGTGAGttggagacagagctggaggacgAACGTAAACAGAGGGCTCTCGCATCAGTAGccaagaagaagctggagaCAGACATGAAAGATCTGGAGGGACAGATCGAGACAGCCAATAAGGGACGAGATGAGGCCATCAAGCAGTTCCGTAAGCTCCAGGTAAGAGCGAAGAGCTGGAATGAATACAGCAGCAGGTTTCACACTCAAGTTTATACATTAAAGcccatcatttccttttttttgtctgcatttgtcctcacaGTTTCACACCACAGGATGaaatgagattgatgcagttatatcTTTGAGTGGCAGGAAGGGCAGTACACCTGAATAcaggggggaataaaggacagaagggaagcaggtggtgctggtaggaactggtggagtgaaggatgctcaCTGAGGATTTGGAGAGTCcagagtgtttctgtgttggtCTCTGGGGAtatgggagtccagataggtggaggtgtcccaacagaggagccgagCCAAAGAAggggtacatagtgatggaatgaaagaacagctcagcccattttaggcagaTGTCACCAAACACTGGTAGCAagtgcatgtgggcattccctaagCAAGCGCACGCTGGAGCAGGGAAGGAGGGCCCCACGAAATTTCGAGTCATCGCAGTCACCATATAAGTCTGATAGCATTAAAAATGGTAATTACTGGAAGGTTTTATTTGACACAATAAGCGGTGAAAAACACGATTAAATGGATAATTCACTGCACTAAAGTCAGGTCAAAGCTATGTACACATACATGGTATATAAATCAGTCTCATTCTTTTTTGCTTGTCTTCCTCCCTCCAGGCCCAGATGAAGGACTACCAGAGGGAGCTGGAAGATGCCCGTGCTGCCAGGGAGGAGGTGCTGGCCACCGCTAAGGAGAGTGAGAAGAAGGCCAAGAGTCTGGAGGCTGAACTCATGCAGCTGCAGGAGGTAACACTTTAGACTCCTAACATGGCAGAAACTTGTCTGAGAGCACAGATGTGAACTGATGAGCTAATTTCTAATCTGTTTGTAGGAactggctgcagctgagagAGGGAAGAAACAGGCTGAGGCAGAAAGAGACGAACTCTCTGATGAGCTTGCCAGCAACACTTCTGGAAAGTGAGTGGAGAGCTTGCAATTTTATCTTTGTGAAATGTAGGTGAGatggaagatgaaaatgtgATCACGTTTGATTTCTGCTGTCTTCAGGTCAGCCCTGGCAGATGAAAAGCGTCGCCTGGAGGCAAAAATCtcccagctggaggaggaactggaggaggagcagagcaacATGGAGATCCTCAACGACAGGCTGAGGAAGAGCTCACAGCAGGTGACCAGACAGACCTCCTCGCTGTCTGCACCCCTGCCTGCCAGCGTGACGTTAACTGCATCTATTTCTCCACAGGTGGATCAGCTGAACAACGAGCTGCAGACGGAGCGCAGTACCTCCCAGAAGAACGAGAGTGCCCGGCAGCAGATGGAGCGCcagaacaaagagctgaaggCAAAGCTTCAGGAAATGGAGAACCAGGTCAAGTCCAAGTTCAAgtcctccatctctgccttGGAAGCCAAAGTGgcacagctggaggagcagctggagcaggagaacaGGTTGGCGGCAAAGACCCCCACTAAGAATAATGTCTTTCATGCCATTAGACATGCTTTAATACTTCTACTGTATAAGAAGTCTGTTCCATTTATGTCTATCTTTCATATCAGTGCTATCAGAGTCTATGACTGTAAGGTCATGGGTCACACAAACCGCCTTCACAtgcctgttttcattttgactttgagATCAACTGTTATGCCTCAGTCATCTTGGACTCTGCTTCTTCTCAGGGACAAGCAAATGTCCGCCAAGAGTTTACGCCAGAAGGACAAGAAGATCAAGGACCTGGTGATGCAGGTTGAGGACGAAAGGAAACAGGCAGAGCAGTACAAAGACCAGGTACGTTCCCTTCATGAAAGCACATGACCACACAATGTCCAGTGAGCAGAGAGGGTTCGGTGGAGCAGTAAACCT contains:
- the myh11a gene encoding myosin-11a isoform X1 is translated as MSKKAPSEDEKYLFVDKDFLNSPMAQADWAAKKLVWVPSEKHGFEAASVKEEHGDEVLVELADNGKKVTVNKDDIQKMNPPKFSKVEDMAELTCLNEASVLHNLRERYFSGLIYTYSGLFCVVVNPYKMLPIYSEKIIDMYKGKKRHEVPPHIYSITDNAYRNMMQDREDQSILCTGESGAGKTENTKKVIQYLAVVASSHKGKKDSSAQQSGSQFAYGELEKQLLQANPILEAFGNAKTIKNDNSSRFGKFIRINFDVTGYIVGANIETYLLEKSRCIRQAKTERAFHIFYYMIAGAKDKLREELLLEAFSNYRFLSAGHVQIPGQQDDEMYEETMEAMKIMGFTDEERIDILKVCSTVMQLGNIEFKKERNQEQATMPDNTAAQKVCHLQGINVTDFTRAILTPRIKVGREVVQKAQTKEQADFATEALAKAVFERLFRWILSRVNKALDKTKRQGASFLGILDIAGFEIFEDNSFEQLCINYTNEKLQQLFNHTMFILEQEEYQREGIEWNFIDFGLDLQPCIELIERPNNPPGILALLDEECWFPKATDVSFVEKLLNTQGNHVKFAKPKQLKDKTEFSIFHYAGRVDYNATAWLTKNMDPLNDNVTSLLNNSSSQFVQELWKDADRVVGLDTIAKMSDSSMPSASKTKKGMFRTVGQLYKESLAKLMTTLHNTQPNFVRCIIPNHEKRAGKLDAHLVLEQLRCNGVLEGIRICRQGFPNRIVFQEFRQRYEILAASAIPKGFMDGKQACCLMIKHLDLDPNLYRIGQSKIFFRTGVLAQLEEERDLKITVIIIAFQAQARGFLARKAFAKRQQQLTAMKVIQRNCAAYLKLRNWQWWRLFTKVKPLLQVTRQEEEMSLKEEELQKAKEVATKFESELKEVTMKHATILEERNALQEQLQAETELYVEAEEMRVRLAAKKQELEEILHEMEARLDEEEDRAQALLLDKKKMQQQMQELEEHLEEEEDARQKLQLEKVTCEGKIKKLEDDILIMEDHNNKLLKERKLMEERIADFSANLAEEEEKSKNLTKLKNKHESMISELEVRLKKEEKSRQELDKAKRKLEAESNDLQEQIADLQAQIADLKAQLAKKEEELQNALARLEDETSQKNNALKKIRELEGHISDLQEDLDSERAARNKAEKIKRDLGEELEALKSELEDTLDTTATQQELRAKREQEVTLLKRAIEEENRTHEAQVHEMRQKHTQAVEELSEQLEQSKRVKSNLEKAKQALEKETSELTMEVRSLTQAKQDGEQKRKKLEGQVADLQSRFADSEKQKAELGERCSKITVELESVTNLLNEAEGKNIKLSKDVSSFSSQLQDTQELLAEETRQKLQFSTKLRQAEEDKNSLQEQLDEELEAKRNVERHVSTLNIQLSDAKKKLDEMTGNVELLEEGKKRLQRDLEAANTQFEEKASAYDKLEKTKNRLQQELEDTLMDLDNQRQNVSNLEKKQKKFDQMLAEEKSISSKFADERDRAEAEAREKETKALSLARALEEAQDAREELERANKALKMEMEDLISSKDDVGKNVHELEKSKRGLQAQVEEMKTQLEELEDELQAAEDAKLRLEVNMQALKAQFERDLQGHDEMGEEKKRQLIKQVRELETELEDERKQRALASVAKKKLETDMKDLEGQIETANKGRDEAIKQFRKLQAQMKDYQRELEDARAAREEVLATAKESEKKAKSLEAELMQLQEELAAAERGKKQAEAERDELSDELASNTSGKSALADEKRRLEAKISQLEEELEEEQSNMEILNDRLRKSSQQVDQLNNELQTERSTSQKNESARQQMERQNKELKAKLQEMENQVKSKFKSSISALEAKVAQLEEQLEQENRDKQMSAKSLRQKDKKIKDLVMQVEDERKQAEQYKDQSEKATTRMKQLKRQLEESEEESQRATAARRKLQRELDEATEANDAMSREVNSLKSKLRRGNEPSFGSTPRRIGGGRRVVDDASEEEADSQGDFNGTKAVE
- the myh11a gene encoding myosin-11a isoform X2, with amino-acid sequence MSKKAPSEDEKYLFVDKDFLNSPMAQADWAAKKLVWVPSEKHGFEAASVKEEHGDEVLVELADNGKKVTVNKDDIQKMNPPKFSKVEDMAELTCLNEASVLHNLRERYFSGLIYTYSGLFCVVVNPYKMLPIYSEKIIDMYKGKKRHEVPPHIYSITDNAYRNMMQDREDQSILCTGESGAGKTENTKKVIQYLAVVASSHKGKKDSSAGELEKQLLQANPILEAFGNAKTIKNDNSSRFGKFIRINFDVTGYIVGANIETYLLEKSRCIRQAKTERAFHIFYYMIAGAKDKLREELLLEAFSNYRFLSAGHVQIPGQQDDEMYEETMEAMKIMGFTDEERIDILKVCSTVMQLGNIEFKKERNQEQATMPDNTAAQKVCHLQGINVTDFTRAILTPRIKVGREVVQKAQTKEQADFATEALAKAVFERLFRWILSRVNKALDKTKRQGASFLGILDIAGFEIFEDNSFEQLCINYTNEKLQQLFNHTMFILEQEEYQREGIEWNFIDFGLDLQPCIELIERPNNPPGILALLDEECWFPKATDVSFVEKLLNTQGNHVKFAKPKQLKDKTEFSIFHYAGRVDYNATAWLTKNMDPLNDNVTSLLNNSSSQFVQELWKDADRVVGLDTIAKMSDSSMPSASKTKKGMFRTVGQLYKESLAKLMTTLHNTQPNFVRCIIPNHEKRAGKLDAHLVLEQLRCNGVLEGIRICRQGFPNRIVFQEFRQRYEILAASAIPKGFMDGKQACCLMIKHLDLDPNLYRIGQSKIFFRTGVLAQLEEERDLKITVIIIAFQAQARGFLARKAFAKRQQQLTAMKVIQRNCAAYLKLRNWQWWRLFTKVKPLLQVTRQEEEMSLKEEELQKAKEVATKFESELKEVTMKHATILEERNALQEQLQAETELYVEAEEMRVRLAAKKQELEEILHEMEARLDEEEDRAQALLLDKKKMQQQMQELEEHLEEEEDARQKLQLEKVTCEGKIKKLEDDILIMEDHNNKLLKERKLMEERIADFSANLAEEEEKSKNLTKLKNKHESMISELEVRLKKEEKSRQELDKAKRKLEAESNDLQEQIADLQAQIADLKAQLAKKEEELQNALARLEDETSQKNNALKKIRELEGHISDLQEDLDSERAARNKAEKIKRDLGEELEALKSELEDTLDTTATQQELRAKREQEVTLLKRAIEEENRTHEAQVHEMRQKHTQAVEELSEQLEQSKRVKSNLEKAKQALEKETSELTMEVRSLTQAKQDGEQKRKKLEGQVADLQSRFADSEKQKAELGERCSKITVELESVTNLLNEAEGKNIKLSKDVSSFSSQLQDTQELLAEETRQKLQFSTKLRQAEEDKNSLQEQLDEELEAKRNVERHVSTLNIQLSDAKKKLDEMTGNVELLEEGKKRLQRDLEAANTQFEEKASAYDKLEKTKNRLQQELEDTLMDLDNQRQNVSNLEKKQKKFDQMLAEEKSISSKFADERDRAEAEAREKETKALSLARALEEAQDAREELERANKALKMEMEDLISSKDDVGKNVHELEKSKRGLQAQVEEMKTQLEELEDELQAAEDAKLRLEVNMQALKAQFERDLQGHDEMGEEKKRQLIKQVRELETELEDERKQRALASVAKKKLETDMKDLEGQIETANKGRDEAIKQFRKLQAQMKDYQRELEDARAAREEVLATAKESEKKAKSLEAELMQLQEELAAAERGKKQAEAERDELSDELASNTSGKSALADEKRRLEAKISQLEEELEEEQSNMEILNDRLRKSSQQVDQLNNELQTERSTSQKNESARQQMERQNKELKAKLQEMENQVKSKFKSSISALEAKVAQLEEQLEQENRDKQMSAKSLRQKDKKIKDLVMQVEDERKQAEQYKDQSEKATTRMKQLKRQLEESEEESQRATAARRKLQRELDEATEANDAMSREVNSLKSKLRRGNEPSFGSTPRRIGGGRRVVDDASEEEADSQGDFNGTKAVE